From a region of the Bacillus sp. (in: firmicutes) genome:
- the purQ gene encoding phosphoribosylformylglycinamidine synthase subunit PurQ has translation MKFAVIVFPGSNCDVDMYHAIKDELGEEVEYVWHDADNLDDYDGILLPGGFSYGDYLRSGAIARFSNVMKEVIKAAEVGKPVLGVCNGFQILLEAGLLPGAMRRNDHLQFVCKPVTLTVENNETMFTAQYEQGEEIIIPIAHGEGNYYCDESTLEQLKKNKQIVFTYAKENPNGSVANIAGIINERGNVLGMMPHPERAVDQLLGSRDGLKLFQSIVKHWRESHVVKA, from the coding sequence GTGAAATTTGCCGTAATCGTATTTCCAGGCTCTAACTGTGATGTGGATATGTATCATGCGATTAAAGACGAACTCGGGGAAGAAGTCGAATACGTTTGGCACGATGCTGATAATTTGGATGACTACGACGGAATTCTGCTTCCGGGAGGTTTTTCGTACGGAGACTACTTGCGCTCTGGGGCGATTGCTCGCTTTTCAAATGTGATGAAGGAAGTCATTAAAGCAGCGGAAGTAGGAAAACCGGTGTTAGGGGTATGTAACGGATTTCAAATTTTACTTGAAGCCGGCCTCCTACCAGGGGCGATGAGACGAAATGACCATTTACAGTTTGTTTGTAAACCGGTCACACTTACAGTCGAAAATAACGAAACGATGTTTACAGCTCAATACGAGCAAGGAGAAGAAATCATCATCCCGATTGCTCATGGGGAAGGGAATTACTACTGTGATGAGTCAACGCTAGAACAATTAAAAAAGAACAAGCAAATCGTCTTTACGTATGCGAAAGAAAATCCAAACGGGAGTGTAGCGAATATTGCAGGGATTATCAACGAACGTGGAAATGTGTTAGGGATGATGCCGCATCCTGAACGAGCGGTCGATCAGTTACTTGGCAGTCGAGACGGATTAAAGCTGTTCCAATCTATTGTGAAACATTGGAGGGAATCACATGTTGTTAAAGCTTGA
- the purS gene encoding phosphoribosylformylglycinamidine synthase subunit PurS, producing the protein MYKVKIFVTLRESVLDPQGTAVKNSLHSMSYTEVEEVRIGKYMELTLKKSDRDVEEVVREMCDRLLANPVIEDYRYEIEECVGQ; encoded by the coding sequence ATGTACAAAGTAAAAATTTTCGTCACGTTACGTGAAAGTGTATTAGATCCACAAGGAACAGCGGTGAAAAACTCGTTACACAGCATGTCGTACACGGAAGTAGAAGAGGTGCGAATCGGAAAATATATGGAGCTGACGTTAAAAAAATCTGATCGTGACGTTGAGGAAGTCGTTCGTGAAATGTGTGATCGCTTATTAGCAAATCCGGTCATTGAAGACTACCGTTACGAAATTGAGGAGTGTGTTGGTCAGTGA